A part of Deinococcus terrestris genomic DNA contains:
- a CDS encoding DUF790 family protein, translating into MNFRPPAFQGPSGSCAPTTCHNQLAETLIRTFEANLGKRRADLDEDLKVLAAGRPDFKILRGMAHLLTNGSSTFEAGGDVEPSLVRERVFELAQAHPPSRLRRDLVLEQAARSLSVERPLSAEDVAAALYADLPDQQTLVAFDPPEPQALIERWDLAQAQGVLYRAYSLILTARPNEPARYKQLLKYTRFFGLMLTVEGDPVHGFTLTLDGPTSLFGGTTRYGLALSKFLPALLHVTKWDLTATLKPRRDLAWVDPKDEEWQFGLTSEDGYVSHYPEPKEYDSALESGFSERFAKLETPWRLEREVDLVPVPGGVILPDFRLAHEDGRSVLVEIVGYWRPEYLRKKFDLLRKSGRTDVIVCVSERLNLERAGVDPSDFDERLVWFKGILNPREVLAMAERLTTKPFSTG; encoded by the coding sequence CTGAACTTCAGGCCACCTGCCTTCCAGGGCCCCTCTGGTTCCTGCGCGCCAACAACTTGCCACAACCAACTCGCAGAGACGCTGATCCGGACCTTCGAGGCCAACCTGGGCAAACGCCGGGCCGACCTCGACGAGGACCTGAAAGTGCTGGCGGCTGGAAGGCCGGACTTTAAAATCCTGCGGGGAATGGCGCATCTCCTGACCAACGGGTCGAGTACCTTCGAGGCAGGCGGGGACGTGGAGCCGTCCCTGGTTCGGGAGCGGGTCTTCGAGCTGGCCCAGGCGCATCCCCCCAGCCGACTGCGGCGTGACCTCGTGCTGGAGCAGGCCGCCCGGTCCCTCTCGGTCGAGCGGCCCCTCTCGGCTGAGGACGTGGCCGCCGCCCTCTATGCCGATCTTCCGGACCAGCAGACCCTGGTGGCCTTTGATCCGCCCGAGCCGCAGGCCCTGATCGAGCGGTGGGATCTCGCCCAGGCGCAGGGGGTGCTGTACCGGGCCTACAGCCTCATCCTCACGGCCCGGCCCAATGAGCCTGCCCGGTACAAGCAACTGTTGAAATACACGCGTTTTTTCGGCCTGATGCTGACGGTGGAGGGCGATCCGGTCCACGGCTTCACCCTCACCCTGGATGGTCCGACCTCGCTCTTTGGCGGGACTACCCGCTACGGGCTGGCGCTGTCGAAGTTTTTGCCCGCGCTGCTGCACGTCACGAAATGGGACCTCACGGCCACCCTCAAACCCCGCCGGGACCTCGCCTGGGTGGACCCCAAAGACGAGGAATGGCAGTTCGGGTTGACGAGTGAGGACGGGTACGTCAGCCACTACCCCGAGCCCAAGGAGTACGACAGCGCCCTGGAGAGTGGCTTCTCCGAGCGCTTCGCCAAGTTGGAGACCCCCTGGCGGCTGGAGCGCGAGGTGGACCTTGTGCCCGTGCCGGGGGGGGTGATCCTGCCGGATTTCCGCCTCGCCCACGAGGACGGGCGCAGCGTGCTGGTGGAGATCGTGGGCTACTGGCGCCCGGAGTACCTACGGAAAAAGTTCGACCTGCTGCGGAAGTCGGGACGCACGGACGTGATCGTCTGCGTCTCCGAGCGGCTCAATCTGGAGCGGGCGGGGGTGGACCCCAGCGACTTCGA